Proteins found in one Takifugu flavidus isolate HTHZ2018 chromosome 7, ASM371156v2, whole genome shotgun sequence genomic segment:
- the fryl gene encoding protein furry homolog-like isoform X2 translates to MAFLKSLVPVIISGEPNRAAPKDSGSRLLHMKRLGLLVMGQTIDEDPVAQVIAADPGISHPRPDSNNRSRLKASAPVSSSVSRRRAPSLVTPLSWEKQSIAAMSSITIDPELKPGEFVIKSLFAEFAVLAEKKIEMVMAEPLEKPLSRSLQRGEDAQFDQLISSMSSIAEHCLPSLLRTLFDWYRRQSGTDDESYEYRPRSSTKSKGDEQHRDKDYLLERRDLAIDFIFCLVSVEVLKQIPLHPVPDVLVHEVLNLAFKHFKHKEGYCGPNTGNVHIIADLYAEVIGVLTQSKFQAVRKKFITELKELRLKEQSPFVVQSIISLIMGMKFFRVKMYPVEDFEASFQFMQECAQYFLEVKDKDIKHALAGLFVEILIPVAAAVKNEVNVPCLKNFVEMLYQTTFDLSSRKKHSLALYPLVTCLLCVSQKQFFLNNWHIFLQNCLSHLKMPSNNSIRKQIETLQNKDPKMSRVALESLYRLLWVYIIRIKCESNTVTQSRLLNIISALFPKGSRSVVPRDTPLNIFVKIIQFIAQERLDFAMKEIIYDLLCVSKSHKTFAINPERMNIGLRAFLVIADSLQQKDGEPPMPTTGIIMPSGNTLRVKKIFLNTTLTDEEAKVIGMSLYYPQVRKALDNILRHLDKEVGRSMSMTNIQMSNKEPEDMITGERKPKIDLFRTCVAAIPRLIPDGMSRQDLIELLAKLTIHMDEELRGLAFTTLQALMVDFPEWREDVLSGFVYFIVREVTDIHPSLLDNAVKMLLQLISQWRQAVQSSNKTHNVQGAGRGHSLSLERTPILGVLHMVEGLALVVLCSCRPATRRLSVNILKEVRALHTALGIGRGDEELAIDVMDRLSASILESFIHLTGADQTNLLYCPSGIDLQTLAEWSSSPISHQFDVVSPSHIWVFAHVTQGQDPWVISFSSYLRQEHLPKHCPTAVNYAWMFAYTRLQLLSPQVDINSPINAKKVNSLNSSDSYISLWRNYLILCCSSASPSMCSSSSNPGSVRCSPPETLASTPDSGYSYESKIVGTPSPSSLFKHIVPMMRSESMDITESLVLGLGRTNPLAFRDLIEELNPIIKEALDRRPENMKRRRRRDVLRVQLVRIFELLADAGVISQIASGGLDGESHSLNSTLLEYVDLTRQLLEAENDKDSDTLKDIRCHFSALVANIIQTVPVHQRRTIFPQQSLRHSLFMLFSHWAGPFSIMFTPLDRYSDRNMQINRHQYCALKAMSAVLCCGPVADNVGLSSDGYLYKWLDNILDSQDKKVHQLGCEAVMLLLELNPDQSNLMFWAVDRCYTGSRRMASGCFKAIANVFHNRDCQIDTVVLMNLILFKAADSSRDIYEVAMQLLQILEPKLFRYTHKLEILRVDGILTPPSPLPHLYSVSYYQLSEELARTYPELTLPIFSEISQRIQTAHPSGRQVMLHYLLPWMNNVELVDFKPAARRPEDCGSGEDDEDAHEREMMMVNSRRWLRGEGWGSPRATTMVLNNLMFMTAKYGDEFAWSEIENVWTTLADSWPKNLKIILHFLISMSGVNSDPSLLPYVKRVVVYLGRDKTMQLLEELMCELDLTDPVSSAVTHMDNPPYYRITSSYKIPSVTSGTTSSSNTMVPGNDGHHHDCKIKDPHLEDSYTHLDIYTGLNSNLNRQHHRLESRYSSSSGGSYEEEKSDSMPVYANWRLKVMDHNRPEPLPFPPNGGCWSPLVDYLPEKNSPAVPLHRCNIAVILLTDLIVDHGVKVEWSAYIHLLLHAIFIGFDHQHPEVYEHCKRLLLHLLVVQGANSNVQSVAMVLLRNRDFNESRVLTVKPVAPEMNLTGVQEVLPHCQPSPMTDSGLSSSSTSSSISLGTGGTALSHLSPSLLSEVDVSADQDEKIKGLIDFITSRKRGPLWNHEDVSPKNPNIKSADQLSVFVRHVVNVFKQSQSGFQLDSLLSEVALQTALSCSSRHYAGRSFQIFRALKQPLTSALLSDILSRLVETIGDPGEEAQGFVIELLLTLESGIDTLADAVKNYDLLSALAQTPTRDHFLGPKFAANRKSTGQLNLNSGGLFQYAHTRSNSLRTNLIGERKIDRRRSNTLDVADRLGGSHGNLARTRSLSSLGGGGGPGVETIPPVDPSNLMATVFWIATSLLESDYEFEYLLALRLLNKLLGQLPLDRVDSREHLEKVLAKLKWYSFPGLLQLFLKGFTSASTQELTIHLLSKLITVSKHTLIDPSQMAGFPLNILCLLPHLIQHFDSPTPFCKETADKIAKVCTDEKSATLSNLAHMMSLYSTHSYSRDCTNWINVVCRYLHDAFAEITLNLVTYLAELLEKGLPSMQQSLLQIIYSLLSHIDLSAAPVKQFNLEIMKIIGKFVQSPHWKEAQNILKLVVSRSASLVVPDDVQRSYSTESCGSPEIAFTRIFNNASKELPGKTLDFHFDISETPIIGHKYGDQRTAAGRNGKPPVIAVTRSTSSTSSGSNSNGLVPVSWKRPQLSQRRTRERLMNVLSLCGPESGIPKNPSVVFSSSEDLESVDQQTSLIPTVEEVVREEEVQGEDTGSEQQFGVFKDFDFLDVELEDAEGESMDNFNWGVRRRSLESMDKGDTPSLQEYQYTGSTPSLNLTNHEDTDESSEEEVLSASQILTRSGLLNSDSATDDTASNHVDSLQESSSSALTEEATVLPSVPSLPRLDSPILEIVHSDSASSQLPEDAVSMTAADELSSSVSEDTGFCSAPPLPSDPQELCDLTDSQEIQDVQEPQDPQEPLEILDIQETHETESMQDPPDDLDPAPPPPLAIDTPPGSLYEEESQTGLPLSLSLPMLPGMKVDPDPDGTCGSLWEANVTQALKELDERCEEEEADFSDISSQDDGDADCFPEIQASPPPSPFLSAILAAFQPVAYDNEEDAWRCHVNQMLSDTDGSSAVYTFHVFSRLFQSMQRKFSSITHSSVRFLGEKLQRMGNQFLSSLEVMTSCSQCPTVLLDAETLVSCGLLETLKFSVLELQEHLDTYNSKREAAEHWLENCRRTFGDRDSSQRPNTHAQQMENLAELELCRRLYKLHFQLLLLFQAYCKLIGKVDTIKRQAQVTNMSEELTILESCLKEAETGLDCQEDVCMPDAAQTNTETAIQSLVETLRGRDFSSAITQVKVFRSLWPNDIFGSEKDDAVQTLLHIYFRHQTLGQTGCVAVVGPSRDLSQASSRLMELNLQIREALSQAQAGQPRDTVVSTGL, encoded by the exons GAGAAACCCCTGTCCCGATCCCTTCAGAGAGGGGAAGATGCACAATTTGACCAG TTAATAAGCTCTATGAGCTCAATAGCAGAACACTGTTTGCCCTCCCTACTTCGCACACTGTTTGACTGGTACCGGCGGCAGAGTGGCACTGATGACGAGTCATACGAGTACAGGCCTCGCTCCAGCACCAAGTCCAAAGG TGATGAACAGCACCGGGATAAAGATTATCTTCTGGAACGGAGGGACTTAGCCATagatttcattttttgtttAGTTTCAGTGGAGGTTCTGAAACAG ATACCTCTTCATCCTGTGCCAGATGTGTTAGTACATGAAGTTCTAAACCTGGCGTTCAAGCACTTTAAACACAAAGAGGG ATACTGTGGTCCCAATACCGGCAATGTCCACATCATTGCTGATCTGTATGCAGAGGTCATTGGAGTCCTGACACAGTCAAA GTTTCAGGCAGTCAGGAAGAAGTTCATCACCGAACTGAAGGAACTCAGGCTAAAAGAGCAGAGTCCCTTTGTGGTCCAGAGCATTatcagtctcattatgggcatGAAGTTTTTCCGGGTCAAAATGTATCCTGTGGAGGATTTTGAGGCTTCATTTCAGTTCATGCAG GAGTGTGCCCAGTATTTTCTGGAAGTCAAGGATAAAGACATCAAGCATGCTCTGGCAGGCCTTTTTGTTGAGATCCTTATTCCTGTTGCAGCT GCGGTGAAAAACGAAGTCAACGTGCCCTGTCTGAAGAACTTTGTTGAGATGCTGTACCAGACAACATTTGACCTTAGTTCCAGAAAGAAGCACTCTTTG GCTCTCTACCCTCTGGTGACATGCTTGCTGTGTGTTAGTCAGAAACAGTTCTTCCTGAACAACTGGCACATCTTCCTCCAGAACTGCCTTTCTCACCTTAAG ATGCCGTCTAACAACAGCATCCGAAAGCAGATTGAGACACTACAG AACAAAGACCCCAAAATGTCCCGTGTGGCGCTGGAGTCGCTCTACAGACTGCTCTGGGTTTATATCATCAGGATCAAGTGTGAGAGCAATACAGTAACCCAAAG TCGGCTGCTCAATATCATTTCAGCACTTTTCCCCAAAGGCTCCCGGAGTGTTGTTCCCAGAGACACACCCCTCAACATCTTTGTTAAGATCATCCAGTTCATAGCTCAG GAAAGACTAGATTTTGCTATGAAGGAGATAATCTATGACCTCCTGTGTGTGAGCAAGTCTCACAAAACCTTTGCCATTAATCCAGAG AGGATGAACATTGGTTTGAGGGCCTTCTTGGTGATTGCTGACAGTCTGCAACAGAAAGATGGTGAACCTCCTATGCCGACAACAGGCATCATCATGCCTTCTGGGAACACTCTGCGGGTCAAAAAGATCTTCCTCAACACCACTCTTACAGATGAGGAAGCCAAGGTGATAG GAATGTCTCTGTACTATCCACAAGTAAGAAAGGCCTTGGATAACATCCTACGGCACTTGGACAAGGAAGTAGGGCGTTCAATGAGCATGACCAACATACAGATGTCCAAcaaggagccagaggacatgATTAC GGGTGAGAGGAAGCCAAAGATCGATTTGTTCCGTACGTGTGTGGCCGCCATCCCAAGACTGATACCAGATGGCATGAGCAGACAAGACCTAATAGAGCTTCTAGCAAA ACTGACCATCCATATGGATGAAGAGCTGCGGGGCCTTGCCTTCACTACTCTTCAGGCCCTCATGGTGGACTTCCCAGAGTGGCGAGAAGATGTTCTCTCAGGCTTTGTTTACTTTATTGTCCGTGAGGTAACTGATATCCACCCTTCGCTACTGGACAATGCTGTCAAGATGCTACTGCAGCTCATCAGTCAGTGGCGGCAGGCAGTGCAGAGCAGCAATAAGACCCACAACGTGCAG GGCGCAGGCAGAGGCCATTCTCTGTCACTGGAACGCACTCCTATTTTGGGGGTGCTGCACATGGTGGAGGGGTTAGCACTGGTGGTGCTTTGCAGCTGCCGCCCCGCTACGCGGAGGCTTTCTGTTAACATCCTCAAGGAAGTCCGAGCACTGCACACTGCTCTGGGAATCGGCAGG GGTGATGAGGAATTGGCAATTGATGTTATGGACAGATTAAGTGCATCGATTTTGGAAAGCTTCATTCATCTTACCGGAGCTGACCAG ACAAACTTGCTGTACTGCCCCAGTGGAATTGATCTTCAGACTCTTGCAGAATGGAGTTCCTCACCAATCAGTCATCAGTTTGATGTGGTCAGCCCCTCACACATTTGGGTGTTTGCCCATGTTACCCAAGGCCAAGACCCTTGGgtcatcagcttctccagctacCTGAGACAGGAACACCTGCCTAAACATTGCCCCACTGCAGTTAACTATGCCTGGATGTTTGCCTACACCCGCCTGCAACTGTTATCTCCACAAGTTGACATCAA TAGCCCAATCAATGCCAAGAAAGTGAACAGTCTGAACAGTAGTGACTCCTACATTAGTCTCTGGAGAAACTACTTGattctgtgctgcagctctgcctcacCCTCCATGTGTTCCTCATCCTCCAACCCTGGCTCCGTCCGCTGCTCCCCGCCTGAGACGCTGGCGTCCACCCCAGACAGTGGCTACAGTTATGAGTCAAAG ATCGTTGGCACtccgtccccctcctcccttttcaAACACATTGTTCCGATGATGCGCTCTGAGAGCATGGACATAACAGAGTCTCTTGTGTTGGGGCTTGGCAGGACCAACCCTCTGGCCTTCAG AGATTTGATAGAGGAGCTCAATCCCATCATAAAAGAAGCTCTTGATAGAAGACCTGAA AACATGAAGCGACGCAGGCGTCGTGATGTCCTCAGGGTCCAGCTGGTCCGGATATTTGAGCTCTTGGCTGATGCTGGTGTCATCAGTCAGAT TGCCAGTGGAGGGTTAGATGGGGAGAGCCACTCTCTCAACAGCACGTTGCTTGAGTATGTTGATCTCACCAGGCAGTTGCTTGAGGCTGAAAATGACAAGGACTCTGACACCCTGAAAGACATCCGCTGCCACTTCAGCGCACTTGTGGCCAATATTATTCAGACCGTTCCAG TGCACCAGAGGCGGACCATCTTCCCTCAGCAGTCCCTTAGGCACAGTCTCTTCATGCTCTTCAGCCATTGGGCCGGTCCCTTCAGCATCATGTTCACGCCACTTGACCGTTATAGTGACAGAAATATGCAGATCAACCGCCATCAGTATTGTGCTCTAAAG GCCATGTCGGCAGTGTTGTGCTGTGGACCCGTAGCTGACAATGTTGGCCTTTCCTCTGATGGTTATCTGTACAAGTGGCTGGACAACATCCTGGATTCTCAGGACAAGAAG GTTCACCAGTTGGGTTGTGaggctgtgatgctgctgctggagctgaatcCAGACCAGAGCAACCTCATGTTTTGGGCAGTGGATCGCTGTTACACAGGTTCTCGTCGTATGGCGTCCGGTTGCTTCAAGGCCATTGCAAATGTCTTTCACAACAG GGACTGCCAAATTGACACCGTGGTGCTGATGAACTTAATTTTGTTCAAGGCTGCTGATTCTTCAAGGGACATTTATGAAGTAGCCATGCAGCTGTTACAG ATCCTGGAACCCAAGCTCTTTCGTTACACTCACAAATTGGAGATCTTACGGGTTGATGGTATCTTGACTCCTCCCTCTCCGTTGCCGCACCTCTACTCTGTGTCTTACTACCAGCTGTCTGAGGAACTTGCAAGAACTTACCCAGAGCTTACGCTACCCATCTTCTCAG AGATCAGTCAGCGTATCCAGACAGCGCACCCTAGTGGTCGTCAAGTTATGTTACATTACCTCCTACCTTGGATGAACAATGTGGAGTTAGTTGATTTCAAACCAGCCGCACGACGACCAGAGGACTGCGGGAGTGGCGAAGACGATGAAGACGCACATGAGCGGGAAATGATGATGGTCAACAGCAGGCGCTGGCTCCGTGGTGAGGGCTGGGGTTCACCTCGAGCAACCACGATGGTGCTAAATAACCTCATGTTCATGACTGCTAAG tatGGTGATGAGTTTGCCTGGTCAGAGATCGAGAACGTCTGGACCACATTAGCAGACAGTTGGCCAAAGAACCTCAAAATCATTTTGCACTTCCTCATCAGTATGTCCGGTGTGAACAGTGACCCCAGCCTCCTGCCCTAT GTGAAGCGGGTCGTTGTTTACTTGGGCAGAGATAAGACTATGCAGTTGTTGGAGGAGTTGATGTGTGAGCTTGATCTGACTGATCCTGTTAGCTCAGCAGTCACTCATATGGACAACCCCCCATATTACCGCATCACTTCCAGTTACAAAATCCCCTCAGTCACCTCAG GAACAACCTCCAGCAGCAATACTATGGTGCCAGGAAATGATGGACATCATCATGACTGCAAGATCAAAGACCCTCACTTGGAAGACAG TTACACCCACCTGGACATTTACACTGGTCTGAACTCTAACCTGAATCGTCAGCACCATCGCTTGGAATCTCgttacagcagcagctctggaggctctTACGAAGAGGAAAAAA GTGATTCCATGCCAGTTTATGCTAACTGGCGCCTGAAGGTGATGGATCATAACCGGCCAGAGCCTCTTCCCTTTCCTCCTAATGGAGGCTGTTGGTCCCCCCTTGTGGACTACTTGCCAGAGAAAAATTCACCTGCGGTACCACTACACAG gtGCAACATTGCAGTCATCTTACTAACCGACCTAATTGTTGATCATGGTGTCAAGGTGGAGTGGAGTGCCTACATTCATCTTTTGCTACATGCCATTTTCATAG GGTTTGATCACCAGCACCCAGAAGTCTATGAGCACTGCAAACGCCTTCTGCTTCATCTGCTGGTTGTCCAAGGAGCCAACAGCAATGTTCAGTCTGTGGCTATGGTGCTGCTACGCAACCGAGACTTTAATGAGTCGAGGGTCCTGACTGTTAAGCCAGTAGCTCCAGAGATGAACCTTACAG GAGTGCAGGAGGTGTTGCCACATTGTCAGCCATCACCTATGACGGATTCGGGCCTCAGCTCCAGTTCTACATCCTCCAGTATAAGTCTGGGGACAGGGGGGACtgctctgtctcatctgtcacCCTCACTGCTGAGTGAGGTGGACGTTTCAGCTGATCAGGATGAGAAGATCAAAGGTCTCATTGATTTCATTACGTCAAG AAAACGGGGCCCACTCTGGAATCACGAGGATGTTTCACCTAAGAACCCAAACATTAAGAGTGCTGATCAGCTCAGTGTTTTTGTCAGACATGTTGTGAATGTATTCAAACAGTCTCAATCAG GTTTCCAGCTTGACTCTTTGCTGAGCGAAGTAGCCCTGCAAACAGCTCTGTCATGCTCCTCACGCCATTATGCCGGCCGTTCCTTCCAGATTTTCAGGGCACTCAAGCAGCCTTTGACTTCAGCCTTACTGTCAGATATTCTTTCTCGATTGGTCGAGACTATAGGAGACCCGGGAGAAGAGGCTCAG GGCTTTGTCATTGAACTGCTCCTGACGCTGGAATCTGGAATTGATACCCTAGCAGACGCAGTCAAAAACTATGACCTTCTCTCTGCCTTAGCTCA AACACCTACACGTGATCACTTCCTGGGGCCCAAATTTGCTGCCAACAGGAAGAGCACTGGTCAGTTGAACTTGAACAGCGGCGGGCTCTTCCAGTACGCCCACACTCGTAGCAATTCTCTTCGTACCAATCTGATTGGGGAAAGAAAAATCGACAGGAGAAGGAGCAACACCCTTGATGTAGCGGACCGGCTTGGAGGCAGCCACGGGAACTTGGCGCGCACGCGCAGCTTATCATcgctgggtgggggagggggtcctGGAGTTGAAACCATCCCTCCAGTGGACCCCTCAAATTTGATGGCCACTGTGTTTTGGATTGCCACCTCATTGCTGGAGTCGGACTATGAGTTTGAATATCTGTTGGCTCTGCGGCTTCTTAACAAGCTGCTGGGGCAGTTGCCTCTGGACCGAGTGGATAGCAGAGAACACCTGGAGAAGGTTCTGGCAAAACTGAAATGGTACAGCTTCCCTGGCCTGCTGCAACTCTTCCTCAAGGGTTTTACATCCGCTTCTACTCAGGAGCTTACCATCCATCTGCTCAGCAAGCTCATCACTGtctcaaaacacacactcatagacCCCTCACAAATGGCAG GTTTTCCTTTGAATATCCTGTGCCTCCTACCACATCTCATTCAGCACTTTGACAGTCCTACTCCATTCTGCAAGGAGACGGCTGACAAAATAGCCAAGGTGTGCACGGACGAGAAGTCGGCCACGCTCTCCAACTTGGCACACATGATGAGCCTTTACAGCACACACAGCTATTCCCGTGACTGCACCAACTGGATCAACGTGGTCTGTCGCTATCTCCACGATGCCTTTGCTGAGATAACCTTGAATCTGGTCACTTACTTAGCTGAG tTGCTGGAGAAGGGCcttcccagcatgcagcagTCTTTGTTGCAGATCATTTACAGCCTGCTCAGTCATATTGACCTTTCTGCAGCCCCCGTCAAGCAGTTCAACCTGGAAATCATGAAGATCATTGGAAAATTTGTTCAG AGTCCACACTGGAAGGAAGCCCAAAACATCCTGAAGTTGGTGGTTTCCCGCTCAGCCAGCCTTGTTGTCCCAGACGACGTGCAACGCTCCTACAGCACAGAATCCTGCGGCTCTCCAGAGATTGCCTTTACACGCATATTTAACAACGCGTCTAAGGAGCTTCCTGGCAAAACTCTGGACTTCCACTTTGATATCTCAGAG ACACCAATCATAGGGCATAAATATGGAGACCAGCGTACAGCTGCAGGCCGGAATGGAAAGCCCCCTGTAATTGCGGTAACCAGGAGTACCTCTTCTACATCCTCTGGTTCCAACTCCAATGGACTGGTGCCAGTAAGCTGGAAGAGACCCCAACTCTCTCAG AGAAGAACCAGAGAGAGGCTGATGAATGTGCTGTCTCTATGTGGCCCAGAGTCTGGCATTCCCAAGAATCCATCT GTTGTGTTTTCATCTAGTGAGGATCTGGAATCTGTGGACCAGCAGACCAGTCTAATACCCacagtggaggaggtggtgagagaggaggaggtgcagggagaGGACACTGGCAGTGAGCAGCAGTTTGGTGTCTTTAAGGATTTTGACTTCTTAGATGTGGAGTTGGAGGATGCTGAG ggggagagCATGGACAACTTCAACTGGGGGGTGCGTCGTCGCTCCCTAGAGAGCATGGACAAAGGGGACACGCCGTCTTTGCAGGAGTACCAGTACACAGGCAGCACGCCAAGCCTAAACCTCACCAACCACGAGGACACGGATGAATCATCTGAGGAGGAGGTACTGAGCGCTAGCCAGATTCTCACCCGCTCTGGCCTT CTGAACAGTGACTCTGCTACCGATGACACCGCCTCCAATCATGTGGACTCTCTGCAGGAGTCCTCCAGCAGCGCCCTGACGGAGGAGGCCACCGTCCTTCCATCTGTGCCATCTCTTCCTCGTCTAGATAGCCCCATTTTGGAGATTGTCCACTCGGACAGCGCCAGCAGCCAGCTACCTGAG GATGCTGTAAgcatgacagcagcagatgagctgagcagcagtgtgAGCGAGGACACGGGGTTCTGCAGCGCCCCCCCGCTGCCCTCTGATCCACAGGAGCTGTGTGACCTCACCGACTCACAGGAAATTCAGGATGTTCAGGAACCCCAAGACCCTCAGGAACCCCTGGAAATCCTAGACATTCAGGAGACCCATGAAACGGAGAGCATGCAGGACCCTCCGGACGACCTGGAtccagccccccctcctccactggCCATAGACACTCCACCGGGGTCTCTGTATGAGGAGGAATCCCAGACAGGcttgcctctgtctctgtcactgcCCATGCTGCCAGGGATGAAGGTCGACCCAGACCCAGACGGCACCTGTGGCTCTTTGTGGGAGGCAAATGTGACCCAGGCCCTGAAGGAGCTGGATGAGCgctgtgaggaggaagaggctgacTTCTCTGATATCTCCAG tcaaGATGATGGTGACGCAGACTGCTTCCCAGAGATCCAGGCCTCTCCGCCCCCTTCGCCCTTCCTCTCTGCTATCCTGGCAGCATTCCAGCCCGTTGCCTATGACAACGAGGAGGACGCGTGGCGTTGCCATGTCAACCAAATGCTGTCAGATACCGACGGTTCCTCGGCTGTTTACACCTTCCACGTGTTCTCCAGACTATTTCAG AGCATGCAAAGAAAGTTCAGCTCCATTACACATTCATCCGTTCGCTTTCTGGGGGAAAAGCTCCAGAGGATGGGCAATCAGTTTCTCAGTTCTCTCGAGGTCATGACGTCGTGTTCGCAGTGTCCCACCGTGCTGCTGGACGCAGAGACG CTGGTCTCTTGTGGGTTGTTGGAGACTCTGAAGTTTAGCGTGCTGGAGTTGCAGGAACATCTCGACACCTACAACAGcaagagagaagcagcagagcat TGGCTGGAAAACTGCAGGAGAACCTTTGGCGACAGAGACAGCAGCCAGCGGCCCAACACTCACGCACAG CAAATGGAAAATCTAGCA GAGCTGGAGTTGTGCCGCAGACTCTATAAGCTGcactttcagctgctgctgctcttccaggCGTACTGTAAGCTCATCGGCAAGGTGGACACCATCAAGAGACAGGCACAG GTGACCAACATGTCTGAAGAACTGACCATCCTGGAGAGCTGCTTGAAGGAGGCGGAAACGGGCCTCGACTGTCAGGAGGACGTGTGCATGCCAGACGCCGCGCAGACCAACACGGAGACGGCGATCCAGTCGCTGGTCGAAACTCTGAGGGGCAGAGACTTCAGCTCCGCCATCACTCAGGTCAAAGTGTTCAG GTCTCTGTGGCCAAACGACATCTTTGGCAGCGAGAAAGACGACGCGGTCCAGACGCTTCTGCACATCTACTTCCGTCACCAGACCCTGGGTCAGACGGGCTGCGTGGCGGTGGTGGGGCCCAGCAGGGATCTGTCTCAGGCCAGCAGCCGCCTCATGGAGCTCAACCTGCAGATCCGCGAGGCTCTCAGTCAGGCGCAGGCAGGCCAGCCTCGGGACACCGTGGTCAGCACCGGACTGTGA